The window CGTCGTACTTGGGCAGGTTGTAGTTGATCGGCACGTCTTTGTCCTTGAGGGTCAAATGACAGGGCTGATCTTCTTCATGGTTGGTGTTCGACAGGAACACCGAAGTCAGACGGTCGAATGTCAGCTTGTTGTCCGGCTTCGGATAGCTGATTTTCGGACACTCGCTTGCGGGCTTCAGTGTCTCGTGATCTTTCTTCAGATCACGCAGTGTGATCGGCAGGCTTCTGCGCAGAATGTTCTGTTCGAAGAACGCCAGCGCGCCGCCCAGGATGTTGCCGAACTTGTGCATGCCCGGACCGAAGTTTCTCTCTTCGTACAGCTCTTTGTAGAGCCATGACGTTTTGAACTTATCCGTAAAGGCGGTGAGGTCTTCTTTGCCTTCAGATCCTTTCTGGAGCGCTTCAAACACTGCTTCGGCGCCCAGTATTCCGGACTTCATTGCGGTGTGTGAGCCTTTGATCTTGGAGAAGTTCAAGGTGCCTGCGTCGCAACCCAGCAGCAAGCCGCCAGGGAAAGTTTGCTTGGGCAGGGAATTGAAACCACCTTTGGTGATGGCGCGGGCGCCGTAGGATACGCGCTTGCCGCCTTCCAGATATTTGCTGATTTCAGGATGTAGCTTCAGGCGCTGAAATTCTTCGAACGGAGAAACGTGCGGGTTGCTGTAACCCAGGTCGGTGATCAGACCGACGTAAACCTGATTGTTCTCCAGGTGGTACAGGAAAGAGCCGCCGGTAGAACTGCTTTCAGCCAATGGCCAACCAGTCGTGTGGACGACAAGGCCGGGTTCATGTTTGGCGGGATCGATGTCCCACAGCTCTTTGATGCCGATACCGTAATGCTGCGGGTCTTTACCTTCATCCAGCTTGAATTTTTCGATCAGCTGTTTGCCCAGATGACCACGGCAGCCTTCGCAAAACAGAGTGTACTTGGCGTGCAACTCCATACCGGGGGTGTAGGAATCTTTGTGCTCGCCATTGTGGCCGACGCCCATGTCGCCAGTAACAATGCCTTTTACGCTACCGTCTTCATGATACAGAATCTCGGCGGCGGGGAAGCCGGGATAGATTTCCGCGCCAAGGCCTTCCGCCTGTTCCGCCAGCCAGCGGCACAGATTGCCCAGGCTGATAATGAAGTTGCCTTCGTTGTGCATATTGCGGGGCACGAACGCATTGGGCACCTTAATGGCGTTTTCCTGGCTGCGTAATACGAATATGTCGTCTCGGACGACGGGAGTATTGAGGGGAGCGCCTTCTTCTTTCCAGTTAGGGAAGAGCTCGTTCAGAGCGGTGGGCTCGAAAACGGTGCCGGCGAGAATATGCGCGCCGACTTCCGATCCTTTCTCCACGACGCATACGGTCAGTTCCTGCCCTTTATCCTTGGCCAACTGGAGAATTTTGCAGGCGGCTGATAAGCCCGCCGGTCCTGCGCCCACGATTAGTACGTCAAACTCCATCGATTCGCGTTCCACCATTGATCTCCTTTTAGCTTCACAACTCTCAGTCTAAAAAGTTTATAGGCAACACGGCTTTTGGGGGTCGCGAAAAGCTGCGACGATGCTGTTCCGCGGATGCGGTCGAGCTGCGTCCCTGACTGATTTTATCCTGTCTTATTTTTCCGACTACGCTGTGCTGCAGTTATTAAAAATCGTCAGAAGTATAATGGATTAAGTCCAGGTAGCATATATCATTCGCCCACTCAAACAAACGTTTGTTTGAATTTTCCCGGAAAATCGCCTTTAATAAGCGGC is drawn from Hahella sp. KA22 and contains these coding sequences:
- a CDS encoding electron transfer flavoprotein-ubiquinone oxidoreductase, encoding MVERESMEFDVLIVGAGPAGLSAACKILQLAKDKGQELTVCVVEKGSEVGAHILAGTVFEPTALNELFPNWKEEGAPLNTPVVRDDIFVLRSQENAIKVPNAFVPRNMHNEGNFIISLGNLCRWLAEQAEGLGAEIYPGFPAAEILYHEDGSVKGIVTGDMGVGHNGEHKDSYTPGMELHAKYTLFCEGCRGHLGKQLIEKFKLDEGKDPQHYGIGIKELWDIDPAKHEPGLVVHTTGWPLAESSSTGGSFLYHLENNQVYVGLITDLGYSNPHVSPFEEFQRLKLHPEISKYLEGGKRVSYGARAITKGGFNSLPKQTFPGGLLLGCDAGTLNFSKIKGSHTAMKSGILGAEAVFEALQKGSEGKEDLTAFTDKFKTSWLYKELYEERNFGPGMHKFGNILGGALAFFEQNILRRSLPITLRDLKKDHETLKPASECPKISYPKPDNKLTFDRLTSVFLSNTNHEEDQPCHLTLKDKDVPINYNLPKYDEPAQRYCPAGVYEVVENDDGGKRFQINAQNCVHCKTCDIKDPTQNIIWVTPEGGGGPNYPNM